The Glycine soja cultivar W05 chromosome 6, ASM419377v2, whole genome shotgun sequence genome has a window encoding:
- the LOC114416458 gene encoding polygalacturonase-1 non-catalytic subunit beta-like, whose protein sequence is MSIHYFFCFFLSLSSFHVSLAIKGRILPQPQTTHELINPFSPKASLIRYWNTRVSNNNQIPHFLLSKASPLTPQNYAVLNKLLTNQKPRPNENLHHSLCSSPNLLCSFDDTPNAQTRKNDDANFALYNNKRFANYGSSRVGGVDSFKNYSNGLNANNDAFRRYSAASTRRGEQFNNYADNGNVANTNFSSYGSAANQTSGEFSNYDKTVNVPNLGFTTYDSGASNHKLSFSSYGNETNSGSQSFTSYGKRVRGGTSEFASYADDANILQSEFNSYGDLSTGASNDSFKFYSFNGNNPRHVFKSYAAGSASGVDNFISYRNRANVGDDSFQSYAARSKSGAATFANYGMSFNVGNDSFTEYGKGATGKTSFGFKSYGLGRGFKVYNKDGASFSEYRNFSAASGKVVNKRVEPGKFFRESTVREGNVIPMPDIKDKMPARSFLPLAIASKLPFSSSRIDEMREIFHAREGSSTERVMVNALKECERAPSKDETKRCVSSAEEMIGFAVSVLGPNVAVRSTENVNGSGSSVMIGKVYAIDGGKVTKSVSCHQSLYPYLLYYCHSVPKVRVYEAEILDVDTKEMINHGVAICHLDTSAWGPQHGAFLALGFGPGKIEVCHWIFENDMTWTTAN, encoded by the coding sequence AATAACAATCAAATCCCTCATTTTCTTCTCTCAAAAGCTTCACCTCTCACTCCACAAAACTACGCCGTTCTCAACAAACTCCTAACCAACCAAAAACCTAGACCTAATGAAAACCTTCACCACTCTCTCTGCTCCTCACCGAACTTACTCTGTTCCTTCGACGACACACCAAACGCTCAAACACGTAAAAATGACGACGCTAACTTTGCCCTTTACAACAACAAACGCTTCGCCAACTACGGATCGTCCCGAGTCGGCGGAGTCGACTCGTTCAAGAACTACTCCAACGGCCTAAACGCCAACAACGACGCGTTCCGGCGGTACAGCGCCGCCTCGACGCGCCGCGGCGAACAGTTCAATAACTACGCCGACAACGGCAACGTCGCCAACACGAACTTCTCAAGCTACGGCTCCGCCGCGAATCAAACCTCCGGCGAGTTCAGCAACTACGACAAAACGGTGAACGTTCCGAATCTCGGATTCACCACCTACGACTCCGGCGCAAGCAATCACAAACTCTCGTTCTCGAGCTACGGAAATGAGACTAACTCTGGATCGCAAAGTTTCACAAGCTACGGTAAACGCGTTCGCGGCGGAACGAGCGAGTTCGCGAGCTACGCCGACGACGCGAACATTCTTCAGTCGGAGTTCAACAGCTACGGCGACCTGAGCACCGGAGCGAGCAACGACTCCTTCAAGTTCTACAGCTTCAACGGCAACAATCCGCGGCACGTTTTCAAAAGCTACGCCGCCGGATCGGCTTCCGGAGTTGACAATTTCATCAGTTACCGGAACCGCGCCAACGTCGGCGACGACTCGTTCCAGAGCTACGCCGCGAGGTCGAAGTCCGGCGCCGCCACGTTCGCGAACTACGGCATGTCGTTTAACGTCGGAAACGACAGTTTCACTGAGTACGGAAAGGGAGCAACGGGGAAAACCTCTTTCGGTTTTAAATCATACGGGTTAGGCCGTGGGTTTAAAGTTTACAACAAAGACGGCGCGTCGTTTTCTGAGTATCGAAATTTCAGCGCAGCCAGTGGCAAAGTTGTAAATAAGAGGGTGGAGCCGGGTAAGTTTTTTAGAGAATCTACGGTAAGAGAAGGAAACGTGATTCCAATGCCtgatattaaagataaaatgccTGCAAGGTCGTTTTTACCCCTCGCGATCGCGTCGAAATTACCGTTCTCGTCGTCGAGAATCGACGAAATGAGGGAAATATTCCACGCGCGGGAGGGGTCTTCCACAGAGCGCGTGATGGTGAACGCGTTAAAAGAGTGCGAGAGGGCACCAAGCAAAGACGAGACGAAACGGTGCGTATCGTCCGCGGAAGAAATGATAGGGTTCGCGGTTTCGGTTTTGGGTCCCAATGTGGCGGTTCGGAGCACCGAGAACGTGAACGGGTCAGGGTCGAGTGTGATGATTGGGAAGGTCTACGCAATCGACGGTGGAAAAGTGACCAAGTCAGTGTCGTGTCATCAGAGTTTGTACCCTTACTTACTGTACTATTGCCACAGTGTACCCAAAGTGAGAGTATACGAAGCTGAAATTCTTGACGTGGACACCAAGGAGATGATCAATCATGGGGTTGCCATCTGTCACCTTGACACGTCAGCTTGGGGCCCGCAACATGGGGCCTTCTTGGCTTTGGGGTTTGGCCCTGGGAAAATTGAAGTGTGCCATTGGATTTTCGAGAACGACATGACTTGGACCACTGCCAATTGA